Genomic DNA from Halomonas sp. BDJS001:
AGCACTGTAGTCGAGCAGGTTCATAAAGTTGGTCCAGGTGCCCAGGCGTGAGTTGACGCCGATGGGATCCGCCGCCACTTCTGCCTTGCTCGGGTGCATGATCGTGGTGGGCGAGAGCATAACATCGACATTAGCGACTAACGCGTCTGCCTGGCGCTTGAATTCCGCAAGCTTATAGCGGGCGTCGAAGGCATCCACGGCCAGCGGTGTAGCGCCGCCTTGGGTTATTTCAAACGTTACCGGGTGAACAGCCTCAGGGTGTGATTGCATCAACTCGCTAATAACATGGTAGCGTTCCGCCACCCAAGGGCCTTCGTAGAGCAGGCGTGCTGCTGCGAGTAGGGGCGAGCAGTCCAGCTCGACTTTTTCACCGCCGAGAGCTTCCAGCTCGGCAATCGCCTGGTGCATTCCTTGGGTATAGGCCGCATCGGTGTGCCACTGGGCTTGCAGCGGCACGCCAAAGCGAAATGCGGCAGGGGCTTTGCCATAGCGTTGACCGTACACGGCAAAGTCATGCTTTCGTGACCAGGCGCAGTGCTCATCATAGGCAGTGGTAATGCCTAGCACTGTCGCGGCATCGTCGGCGGTGAAGGTAAACAGACTAATGGTGTCGAGCGTCGCGCAGGCGGGCACGACGCCTCGGGTGCTCAGCAGCCCCAGGCTTGGTTTGACCCCGTAAAGGTTATGGAAGCAGGCGGGTACTCGCCCAGAACCAGCGGTATCGGTGCCCAACGCAAAGCTGACCATCCCCGCTGCGGTGACCACCGCCGAGCCGCTGCTGGAGCCACCGGGCACCAGTGTTGGGTCAAAAGCATTAGCCGGCGTGCCGTAAACGTCTAGCGCCCGCTCGCCCACCAATCCCGTCGCAAACTGATCCAGATTGGTTTTCCCCATGGGAATTGCGCCCGCATCGATCAGCCGCTGAACCACGAAAGCGCTCTCTGTAGGGGTATAAGCGAAGGTCGGGCTGCCCGCTGTGGTGGGCACCCCAGCCAGGTCGATGTTGTCTTTGATGGCAAAGGGAATACCGTAGAGCGGCAGTGTTTGCGGCGACTCGCCTTCAAGACGCTGCAGGTAGGGTTCCAGCTGTTCGCGAGTCAAGCGAGTGATCCAGGCAGGTTCTTGGCCATGGCTTTCGGCTTGTGCGAGTAGCTCGTCGATTAATGCCGCAGGGGTGAGTTCACCCTGCTGGTAGGCGGCGTGTAGTGATTCGATGGTAAGTGAGTAGCGCATCGTGTCTTCCTTGCTCAGAGTCTGTGCTTAGTGTCTGTTTTCATCAATACGATGTTTTTTTAAGTTCTGTTTTTTAAATTCTGTGCTCATCAATGTAGTGCTGGGTGCTAATACTGACCTGCATTACATGAGAACGTGTGGCGCGGGCGGCAGCCTCACCATCGCCTTCCAGAATGGCGGTCACAATGGCATCGTGCTCTTGCCAGGAGAGGCTGGGGCGTTGCGGCATACGAAACTGGGCTTTGCGGAAAGGTTTTAAACGGCTTCGCGTGGCCAGCGCTAAATCGCGCAAGTAGGGGCTATGGCTGCCTTCATAGAGGTGAGTATGAAACTCATGGTTAAAAGCTTCGTAGGCGCTGGTGGTGCCGTCGCGCACTATGCGTAAGGCCTCTTTATGAAGGCGCTGAAGGGATTGGCGTTCCTCAAGTGTCATTCGCAGTGCGCAGAGACGGGCGCAGGCGGCCTCCAGTTCTGACATGGCTTCGTACATCGCCATTAACAATTCATCGGTGATGTTGGCGACCGTTACGCCACGGTTGGGACGCTTTTCAACCAGCCCCATGGCCGCAAGATGGCCAAACATCTCGCGCACCGGCGTGCGGGATACGGCGAAGCGTTCGGCAATTACCCGGGCATCCAACTTGGTACCTGGGGCAATCTCACCGCTGATGATTTCATCGGCGAGGATGCTGAGCATATCGTCGACCGTGGTGCCTTCGCGTAACTTGGCGGAGCTCAAAGTTGAGTTACTTTTCATACCGCAGCCACCTGGACGTGATCAGAATTGGATTGAACCGGTGGATGAGGAATTGCCGCGAGTAGAGCACGCGTATATTCGTGGCTAGGCTTGCTCAGCAGTTTCTCTGTAGGGCCTTCTTCAACGATTTTACCTGCCTGCATCACCATCACGCGGTCACATAGCAATCGAACGACATTGAGATCGTGACTGATAAAGAGATAGCTCATATTGAGCTGCTCGCGCAGGCTCGCCAATAAGTTCAGCACGACTGCCTGAACAGAGACATCCAGCGCAGCGGTGGGCTCATCAAGAATCAGCAGCTTGGGTTCCAAGGCGATGGCTCGGGCTATACCAACTCGCGCCTTTTGCCCTCCGGAAAGTTGATGGGGAAAGCGGTCTAAAAGATGGGCAGGCAAACCAACACGCTCAGCAAGCACGGATACCCGAGTGTTAAGCTCCTGACGGTTGACCTGGTCAAGTCTTCGCAAAGGATCCTCTATTGAACGTCGGGCGCTCCAGCGGGGGTTGAGGCTATCCGTGGGGTCTTGAAACACCATTTGCAGTTTGCTACGCAAGGGGTGATGAGCAAACTGCTTTGCGCTGATAGCGGCAATATTGCTACCGGCGAACCTTAGCGCACCGCTAGTCGGATCCAGCAGGCGCATAATCATCGCTGAGGTGGTTGACTTGCCGCAGCCGCTCTCACCGACGAGTCCAAGGCTTTCGCCCTCGTGCAGGGTAAAGCTTAGATTATCCACTGCCCGCACTTCTTTAGCGGCCGAGCCAAAGGCTTTAACCAGGGCATCGACTTCAAGCAGCGGTGGGCCAATGGGTTGGCGCTCGGTGCTGGAACGACGCTCATCATCGGCGGGCAGAAGATCGGCTACCTGGGAGTCAAGCCTGGGCGTGGCGCGCATCAAGCGCTGGGTATAAGGGTGCTGTGGGGCTGCGAAGAGCGTTTCAACCGCAGCTGACTCTACGATTTCGCCTTTCTCCATCACCACAATCCTATCGCAGTAGCAGGCGGCTAAGCCCAAATCATGGGTAATCAGCAGCGTGGCCATCTGCCGTTCGGCGGCCAACTCGACAATCAAATCCATCACGGCTTTTTGCGTCGTCACATCAAGCCCCGTGGTGGGCTCGTCAGCGATAAGTAGTTGGGGACGGCAGGCCAGCGCAATGGCAATCACAATGCGCTGGCACATGCCTCCAGAGAGCTCAAATGGGTAGGCGTGGTAGCGCTGTTCAGGTTCACGAATTCGAACGGCTTGCAGCATTTTGATGGCTTTGCCGCGGGCATTCCCCCGTGTGGCCAGGCCGTGTTGAATCATTACATCTTCAATCTGTCTGCCAACGGCACGAATTGGGTTAAGGGCCGCGCGAGGGTTCTGAAAGATCATCGACATTTCGCGCCCGCGTAGCTCGCTCATGGTGCGTTCATCTGCACCACCCACATCAACGCCACCAAAGACAATGCTGCCGTCAGCGATGCGGCCTGCACGATCAAGAATGCGCAGCAGGGCATAGGAGGTCACGGATTTGCCGGAGCCCGATTCACCCACGATGCCTAACGTCTCGCCTTTATTAATACTGATATCGACTTTTTTAACCGCCGTGACGGTGCCATTACGGGTAGCGAACTCAACCGTTAAATCACGAATATCGAGCAGCGGGATAGCCATAGTAAGCTCCTCAGGTACGCCGCAGCGGATCAACCAGATCGCGCAGTCCGTCGCCTAGCAAGTTAAAGGTGAACACAGCCAGCATCAGGGCCAGCCCTGGGAAGAGGGCAAGCCACCACTGGCCCGAGACAATGTAGTTGGCACCTTCTGCGACCATGATGCCCCATTCGGGGGTGGGTGGGCTGACGCCTAAACCAATAAACGAAAGCCCGGCAGCGTTAAGAATGGCCCACCCCATGTTGAGCGAAATTTGCACCATCATGGGGGGAAGTGAGTTGGGGAATATTTGAAATGCCAAAATACGCCAGTCCCGATTGCCGGATAAACGGGCGGCCTGTACGTAACCGGCCTGACGACGCACAGCGACTTCGGTACGCGCCATACGGGCATAAAAAGGCAGGTTAATAATCGCCGTGGCATAGATGATGTTTTCAATGGTGTTGCCCGCTGCCGCGACAATCCCCATGGCCAGCACAAACAGCGGGAAGGCCATAATTGTGTCCATTAAGCGACCGGTGATTCGATCCGTCCAGCCGCCATAAAAACCAGCAATAGCGCCTAAGGTGGAGCCGACCACAAAGGCGATCGCTACGGCGGTCACCGCTATCATTAGATCAAGGCGAGTAGCGATCACCACACGTGAGAACACATCACGCCCCAGGTGGTCAGTACCAAACCAGTGCTGCCAAGAGGGCGCTTGCAAGGTACTGCTCGAATCAGTGGCTAACGGGTTATAGGGCACCAGCCAGGGGCCGAATAGCGCAGCGATCACTATCAGCACAAACAGCGCAAAAGCGACCGCTGTGACAGGGTTATCGGTCATAACGTAGAGTAGGTGGCGCACGAAACGGCGTAGTGCGCCCTCTTGTGCGCTGCTCGCGGAGGTTAATGTGGTCATGACGCTACTCCTGCGTATTTAGACGCGGATCCACAAGGGTGTAGATCACATCTATCAACAAGTTAAGGGCGACAAACAGCAGTGCCATGGTGAGTACAAACCCCTGTACCGAGGCGTAGTCCGAGACCACTAAGGCTTCAACGGCATAGGAACCAATGCCCGGCCATGAGAAGACTTGTTCCACCAGCACGTTGGCCCCCAGCGCGAAGGAGAACACCATGCCTAGCGTGGTAATCACCGGCAGAATGGCGTTGCGCAGGGCGTAGGTGAAAAGCACTTTTCGACGCGGCAAACCGGCGGCACGGGCAGTACGAATAAATTCGCTTTCCAGGGTTTGTAGCATGGCGGCGCGGGTCATACGCGCGATCGGCGCAAGGGTGAATAGCCCTAGGGTGATGGCGGGGAGCAGTAGCTGCGATAGCGCTCCCCAAGCGGTTTCCAGGTCTCGATCAATCAGTGCGTCGATGACATAAAAGCCGGTTACATTGGGCGGTGAAAGATACAAAAAATCCAACCGACCCATCGGGGAAGGAGCCCAGCCGAGCAAATAATAAAAGATGTAAATAAGTGCTAAGCCGGTGAAAAACGTGGGCAGCGATACGCCCGCGGTCACCACTGCACGGCATAGGTGATCTACCCAGGTGTTAGGACGCGTGGCGGCCAGAATACCCAGCGGTAAGGCAATGATCATTGAAAAGAGCAGCGCAAAGCCGGTGAGTTCCAATGAGGCAGGCAAGCGGGTGGTTAGCTCGTGTATTACTGGCTGCCCAGTAGAGATTGCGGTACCCAAGTCGCCTCGTAATAGGTCTTGGACATAGCTGATAAACTGCAGCGGTAGCGGGCGATCTAGCCCCATGCTGACACGTATCTGCTGGATCGATTCGGCATTAGCGGCTGGCCCGGCAAAGTACGCGGCGGGATCGCCGGGCAGCGCCCGGGTAAGTAAGAACGAAACAATCACAATACCTACCAACACCGGTACCGCTTGAACGACTCGCCAGGCAATTAGGCGCGTTCGGGACATAGTGGCCATGCTGACTCCTTAACTGACACGTAGCGTGCGGTTATCGAGCTGGCGGTGATACCAGAACTCATAGCCCGAAATGTTGGGCTGCATCGCCACGTTGAGCGTCGGTTGGTAAAGCGGAATACGCGGCACATCTGCAAAGGCGATCTCGATCATGCGGCGAATTTTCGGAGCGTACTCAGGGTCATCCATAGCCATAAAGAGTGTTTCATCGACGAGTTGGGCAATCTCGTCGTTGTGGTAATTGGACGAGTTAAATAAATTGCCTTCGATATAGGCCCAGAAGAAGTAGTAGCAAGGTGTGTTGAGCCAGCCGCCAAAGTTCTCCAAGTGTAAGGGCAACTGCTTATCTACCAGCGCGCGGGTGCGCCAGTTGGCACCGGGGATACGATCCAAGTTGACGGTAATGCCAATCTGGCCCAGGGCCTCTTGAATCAGCAGCGCGGTGGGTTCTGCCCAATCCGCTTGGCCTAAATCAAAGGAGAGAGGCACTTCAAAGCCCTCTGGGTAATCCGATTCCGCCATTAACTCGCGGGCACGTTCAAGATTGTTGCTGTAGGGGAAGGGTTGCGGCCAGGCGATATCAGCAGGGGACTCGCTTTCTCCACCCCACATGGGAACACCGCGCCCATAGACGGCATTTTGCATAATGGCTTCGTAGGGAATTGCCCAAGCAATGGCTTGGCGCACGCGTACATCCTGGAAAGGCTCGAATGTTAGGTTTGGGCAAAGCACATGAAGACAGTTCTCAATCGGCGTGCTAACCACTTTTACGTTGGATTGAGCGTCAAGCTCCATGGCATCACGGGGAGGCACGTCTTGTGACAAATGGGCATCGCCGCGTTCGAGCAATGCACGTCGGGTTGACGTAGAGGGTACTTCCCGCAAAATGACGCGTTCTGCCCCTGGCAGTTCACCGCTGGCCCAATCCGGGTTGCGGCGGTAAACCAGCTGTTGACCTGGTTCCCAGCGCTCGACTTGGAAAGCGCCCGAGCCTGCCGGGGTTCGGTGCAGATATTCGGTTGCCCAAGTATCTTCATCAGTGGCGTGCTCTAACGCCAGCTGTGAGTTAATCACGATGGCGATCGGCGTGGTGAGGTTAGGAAGCGTTAGTTTTGAGGCGTGGGGTAAATGGATGCGGAAAGTGCGTTCGTCGACGGCTTCAAACTGCTCAGGGCTTGT
This window encodes:
- the atzF gene encoding allophanate hydrolase yields the protein MRYSLTIESLHAAYQQGELTPAALIDELLAQAESHGQEPAWITRLTREQLEPYLQRLEGESPQTLPLYGIPFAIKDNIDLAGVPTTAGSPTFAYTPTESAFVVQRLIDAGAIPMGKTNLDQFATGLVGERALDVYGTPANAFDPTLVPGGSSSGSAVVTAAGMVSFALGTDTAGSGRVPACFHNLYGVKPSLGLLSTRGVVPACATLDTISLFTFTADDAATVLGITTAYDEHCAWSRKHDFAVYGQRYGKAPAAFRFGVPLQAQWHTDAAYTQGMHQAIAELEALGGEKVELDCSPLLAAARLLYEGPWVAERYHVISELMQSHPEAVHPVTFEITQGGATPLAVDAFDARYKLAEFKRQADALVANVDVMLSPTTIMHPSKAEVAADPIGVNSRLGTWTNFMNLLDYSALAVPVGFSERDLPVGVTLFGPVFSDLTLLSLARAIEARLMLPLGATGVAHPALSEPLTNAQDGTMELVVCGAHLQGLPLNHQLTERGGVLVSTTQSAPRYKLFALAGGPPKRPAMLRDENGQAIEVEVWRLPIEAVGSFLAGIPAPLGLGQVELADGSWKCGFICTAGALNEGGEAEDITEFGGWRGWLKRQS
- a CDS encoding GntR family transcriptional regulator, translated to MKSNSTLSSAKLREGTTVDDMLSILADEIISGEIAPGTKLDARVIAERFAVSRTPVREMFGHLAAMGLVEKRPNRGVTVANITDELLMAMYEAMSELEAACARLCALRMTLEERQSLQRLHKEALRIVRDGTTSAYEAFNHEFHTHLYEGSHSPYLRDLALATRSRLKPFRKAQFRMPQRPSLSWQEHDAIVTAILEGDGEAAARATRSHVMQVSISTQHYIDEHRI
- a CDS encoding ABC transporter permease, coding for MTTLTSASSAQEGALRRFVRHLLYVMTDNPVTAVAFALFVLIVIAALFGPWLVPYNPLATDSSSTLQAPSWQHWFGTDHLGRDVFSRVVIATRLDLMIAVTAVAIAFVVGSTLGAIAGFYGGWTDRITGRLMDTIMAFPLFVLAMGIVAAAGNTIENIIYATAIINLPFYARMARTEVAVRRQAGYVQAARLSGNRDWRILAFQIFPNSLPPMMVQISLNMGWAILNAAGLSFIGLGVSPPTPEWGIMVAEGANYIVSGQWWLALFPGLALMLAVFTFNLLGDGLRDLVDPLRRT
- a CDS encoding ABC transporter permease gives rise to the protein MATMSRTRLIAWRVVQAVPVLVGIVIVSFLLTRALPGDPAAYFAGPAANAESIQQIRVSMGLDRPLPLQFISYVQDLLRGDLGTAISTGQPVIHELTTRLPASLELTGFALLFSMIIALPLGILAATRPNTWVDHLCRAVVTAGVSLPTFFTGLALIYIFYYLLGWAPSPMGRLDFLYLSPPNVTGFYVIDALIDRDLETAWGALSQLLLPAITLGLFTLAPIARMTRAAMLQTLESEFIRTARAAGLPRRKVLFTYALRNAILPVITTLGMVFSFALGANVLVEQVFSWPGIGSYAVEALVVSDYASVQGFVLTMALLFVALNLLIDVIYTLVDPRLNTQE
- a CDS encoding ABC transporter substrate-binding protein, with protein sequence MNRRDFLKSTSALTLGAAALPFLKVLPAMASANETLVVVMGSTINSLDIHRSGTNRPSYQVAVNCYDRLMTFGTKTLEDGSLSYDYDNLKGELAESWEVSEDGRTLTFYLREAAFWDGRAVTAQDVKWSFDRSVTLGGFPTTQMAAGSMTSPEQFEAVDERTFRIHLPHASKLTLPNLTTPIAIVINSQLALEHATDEDTWATEYLHRTPAGSGAFQVERWEPGQQLVYRRNPDWASGELPGAERVILREVPSTSTRRALLERGDAHLSQDVPPRDAMELDAQSNVKVVSTPIENCLHVLCPNLTFEPFQDVRVRQAIAWAIPYEAIMQNAVYGRGVPMWGGESESPADIAWPQPFPYSNNLERARELMAESDYPEGFEVPLSFDLGQADWAEPTALLIQEALGQIGITVNLDRIPGANWRTRALVDKQLPLHLENFGGWLNTPCYYFFWAYIEGNLFNSSNYHNDEIAQLVDETLFMAMDDPEYAPKIRRMIEIAFADVPRIPLYQPTLNVAMQPNISGYEFWYHRQLDNRTLRVS
- a CDS encoding dipeptide ABC transporter ATP-binding protein, translated to MAIPLLDIRDLTVEFATRNGTVTAVKKVDISINKGETLGIVGESGSGKSVTSYALLRILDRAGRIADGSIVFGGVDVGGADERTMSELRGREMSMIFQNPRAALNPIRAVGRQIEDVMIQHGLATRGNARGKAIKMLQAVRIREPEQRYHAYPFELSGGMCQRIVIAIALACRPQLLIADEPTTGLDVTTQKAVMDLIVELAAERQMATLLITHDLGLAACYCDRIVVMEKGEIVESAAVETLFAAPQHPYTQRLMRATPRLDSQVADLLPADDERRSSTERQPIGPPLLEVDALVKAFGSAAKEVRAVDNLSFTLHEGESLGLVGESGCGKSTTSAMIMRLLDPTSGALRFAGSNIAAISAKQFAHHPLRSKLQMVFQDPTDSLNPRWSARRSIEDPLRRLDQVNRQELNTRVSVLAERVGLPAHLLDRFPHQLSGGQKARVGIARAIALEPKLLILDEPTAALDVSVQAVVLNLLASLREQLNMSYLFISHDLNVVRLLCDRVMVMQAGKIVEEGPTEKLLSKPSHEYTRALLAAIPHPPVQSNSDHVQVAAV